The region ACTCCTCGAGCTCGATCAGGCGCTTCAGGCTGGTCGCCTTCTGGAGGGCGAACGGCGCGAAATCGGAGTTGGCGTACTCGACGCTCACCTTCGAGAAGGCCTCCTGCGCGAGCGAGAGCGAGTCCATCTTCTCCTCGAAGATGACGCCCAGCCGATAGAAGGCCTCGGCCGAATAGGTGGACTTCGGGAACCGCTTCGCGATGTCCTCGTACGTCTCCCGCGCGCTCTCGAGCGAATCCATGCAGACGAAGCTCGCCGCGCGCCCGAGGATGAGCGGCGGCTGGTCGCGCGTCGTCGCGACCTCGACGAGCAGCCGGTCGAAGATCGCCATCGCCTCGTCGCATCTCCCGATCCGCGTGTAGCAGTCGCCGAGGAGGATCGATATCTCGCGCCGCCGCTCGGGGCTCATCCCGCCCCGCAGCACCTTCTCGTAGCCCGCGGCCGCCTCTTCCCATTCCCCCCGCGAGTAGTACAGCTCGGCGCTCTTGACGACCGCCTCCTGCACGCGGTCGCGGTCGTTCGATTCCTCGGCGACGCGGGCATAGTAGGAGAGCGCGGCCTCCACGTTCTCGGTCGCCAGGTAGATGTCGCCTGCGAGGAACATCGCATCGTACCGGAGATCGCTCTTCGGATGCTCCTCGAGGAACCGTTCGACGAGCGAGGTGGCCTGGCTGTAGTCGCGCTTCCGGTAGTAGGCGTAGGCGAGCCAGTATGAGGAACGGGGCGCGTAGTTGCTCCCGGGGTAGTTCGCCTGGATCTCCTGGAACTTGCGGATCCCCTTGTTGAGATCCCCCTGCCGGATGAGGGCCTGCCCCATGAGGAAGAGGGCGTCGTCGACCCACCGGCTGTCGGGATAGTTCGCGACGAGCGAGGCGCATTTCGTGACGACCTGTTCGTACTTGTCGCGCGCGGCCCGCTCGTCGCCGTCCGCCCGGATGCGCTGCTCCTCCGCCTCGCCGTAGATGCGGCGCGCGTTGTAGAGCGTGTTGAAGTAGGCGCACGACGCGGCGAGGGCCGCGGCGACGACGACGGCGACAAGGCCCGCCCTGCGGTATCCGGTCTTCACGGCTGCCTCCACCCTCCGGTTCCCGGGGTCGGTTCGGGGCGGCGGGGACGCGCGGCGCGCCCCCTCACCCGTCAAGTATAACGCTTCGCCAGTTCCCCTCAAGGAAAATGCCCTGGACGCGCCCGGTAAAACGCCGCCCGACGAGGGGCGTGTTGCGCGAGAGCGACAGGATCGCCTCCTTCTCGAAAACCCACTCCTCGTCGGTGTCGATGAGGACGAGGTCGGCCGGATCGCCCGCCTGGAGGCGTCCGCCCGGCAAACCGAGCGTCTCGGCCGGCCCGAGGGTGAGGAGACGGACGAGGTCGACGAGCTCGAGCTCGCCGGTGAGGACGAGCTCGGTGTGGAGCAGGGCGAAGGCCGTCTGCAGGCCGATCATCCCCGGCGGTGCGTAGTTGAACTCCACCTGCTTGTCGATCTCCGTGTGCGGGGCGTGGTCGGTGGCGATGCAGTCGATCGTCCCGTCCCGCAAGGCCGCTCGCAGGGCGGCGATGTCCGTCCCTCCGCGCAGGGGCGGGTTGACCTTGAGGTTGCGGTCGTAGGTCTCCAGCATCGAATCGTCCATCGTGAGATGGTGCGGCGTGACCTCGGCCGTGACCCGGACCCCCGCGCGCTTCGCGGCCTTGAGGATCTTGACGGAGCCGGCCGTCGAGAGGTGGGCGAGGTGGAGGCGGGAGCCAGTGAGCTCGGCGAGGCGGACGTCGCGGTCGACGGCGATCTCCTCGGCGGCGGCCGGCCACCCCTTGAGCCCCAGCCGCGTCGACTGGAACCCCTCGTGCATCTGCGCGTTCGCCGTGAGGCGGTGATCCTCGCAGTGCGAGACGACGGGCAGGTCGAACATCCCGGCGTACTCGAGCGCCGTGCGCATCGTGCGGCTGTTCTCCACCCACCTGCCGTCGTCGCTGAGGGCGACCGCCCCGGCGTCCCTGAGCAGGCGGTACTCGGAGATGACCTCCCCGCCGAGCCCCTTCGTGAGGGCGGCGATCGGGTAGACGCGGCAGTTGTCCGCCTCGGCGGCGCGGCAACGGATGTACTCGACGACGCTCGGGTCGTCGACGACCGGGTCGGTGTTGGCCATGCAGCAGACGGCCGTGTAGCCGCCGGCGGCCGCGGCCGCCGTGCCGGTGGCGACCGTCTCCTTCTCCTCGTGCCCCGGCTCGCGCAGGTGGGCGTGGACGTCGACGAAGCCCGGCGCGAGCAGCATCCCCGCGGCGTCCAGCACGGGCAGGTCGGTGTCGACCTCCTTCTGCCAGGCGATCTCGGCGATCGCGCCCTTGCGGACGAGCAGGCAGCCGGACCTGATCTTCTTCGCGGCGGGGTCGGCGATCCGCGCTCCCGCGATCCAGAATTCCTTCTTGTCTTTCCAGCTGATCATGTGTTCTCCCCCGCTCCTCTCTTACTGGATGTCGTCTTCCTCGATCTTGCCGCCGGCGATGAGGAACAGCACGGCCATCCGCGCTGCCACGCCGTTGGTGACCTGCTCCAGGATGACGGCGCGGTCGCCGTCGGCGATCTCCTGGCTGATCTCGACGCCGCGGTTCATCGGCCCCGGGTGCATCACGAGGCAGTGCTCCGGCGCGGCGCGCAGCGCCTCGGGCCCGACCCCGAAGACCTCGAAATACTCGCGCGAGCTCGGCAGGAGCCTGGCGTCCTGGCGCTCGAGCTGGATCCGCAGGATGTTGATGGCGTCGGCCTCGGCCACCGCCTTGCGGAGGTCGTACTCGACCGAGACGCCCCCCTCGCCGAGCTTCTCGATATCGACGGGCATCATCGTCGGCGGGCCGCAGAGGGTCACCTGCGCGCCGAGCTTCGTGAGCCCCCAGATGTTCGAGCGGGCGACGCGGCTGTGCATGATGTCGCCGATGATCGTCACCTTCTTGCCGGTGAAGGTCCCCCAGCGCTGGCGCAGGGTCAGCATGTCGAGGAGCGCCTGCGTGGGATGCTCGTGCTGGCCGTCGCCGGCGTTCACGATCGAGGCGTCGAGGAACTCCGACATGAACCTGTGCGCCCCCGAGGAGCCGTGCCGCATGACCACGATGTCCACCTTCATCGCCTGGATGTTCTCGACGGTGTCGCGGAGGGTCTCCCCCTTCGCCACCGAGGAGGTCGCCTTCGAGAAGTTGATCACGTCGGCGCTGAGGCGCTTCTCGGCGAGCTCGAAGCTCATCCGGGTCCTGGTGCTCGGCTCGTAGAAGACGTTCGCCACGGTGACCCCCCTGAGGGCGGGCACCTTCTTGACCTTCCGGTCCAGTACTTCCTTGAAGGAACCGGCCGTCTCGAGGATGAGATTGATCTCCTCCGCGGTCAGGTATTCCAGCCCCAGCAGGTCCTTGCGTTTGAACTGCACGCCGTCCTACCCCCTTTCTCCGTCGCGGAGATCGTGTCTATCCCTTCGACTTGCGCGGCGCACGCTTCGGCGCCGCGGCCTTGCGGTCCGTTTTCGTCCTGGACTTCGTTTTCGTCCTCGATTTCGTCCTGGCCTTGGCCTTCGTCTTCGTCTTCGGCCGCTTCTTCGCGGTCGACGGCTTCGCCTTCGCCGCCTTCTTCGCCGGCGTCCGCTTCGCCGCGGCCTTCTTCGGGGCGGCCTTCCGCTTCGCGGCCGCCCTGCCCGCCGGCTTCTTCGCGGCCTTCCGCGCCGGGCCGGTCTCGTCCGGCGCCGGCTCGCCGTCGAACTCGATTCCCCGCTCGTCGCCGGGCTCGTCGAGGATCACGTCGCTCAGGACGACCTGCTCCTCGCCGTCGGTGTCGTAGAGGAGGACCTCGACCGTCTCGTTCTGCGAGGTGGGCACGTTCTTCCCGACGAAGTCCGCACGGATCGGGAACTCGCGGTGCCCCCGGTCGACGAGGACGGCGAGCTGGATCGCCTCGGGGCGGCCGAAGTCGATGAGCTCGGTGAGGGCCGCGCGGACGGTGCGGCCGGTGAAGAGGACGTCGTCGACGAGGACGACCGTCCGGCCGTCGAGATCGACGCCGATCTCGGTGTGGCCGACGACGGGGTTCCGGTCGATCATCTGCAGGTCGTCTCTGTAGAGGGTGATGTCGAGCGCGCCGACGGGCAGGTCGGTGCCCTCGAACTCGCGGATCGCCGCGGCGATCCGCTCTGCGAGCGGCACGCCGCGCTTGCGGATGCCGACGACGATCAGGCCGTCGACCCCCCGGTTGCGCTCGACGATCTCGTGGGCGATGCGCATGATGGTGCGACGGATCTGCATCTCGTCCATCACCACCGCTTTGCGAAGGATCTTCAACGAGGCACCTCCTCGGTGCGGGCGGGCAAAAAAAATCCTCCCGGTCGGGGAGGTCGAGGAGGGCTCGCGCGCGTTGACGCCCGATCGATCCTTTTCTGGCCTCCCGGACCAGATTAAAAGGCTCGTTCGAGGGGGATACTACACGAGGGCGCTGGGGGATGCAACCGAATTCTTGGTGGGGGCCTGGTCGGGCCCGGCCGGTGGCCCGAAAACCGGAAAATATCGATGACGCCCGGATCGGCGGCGGGGATTCAGAGAATTCAAGTTCTTGGTGATAATGTAATTAGACGGTGCCCGCTCGCAGTCTAATACTGTTAATGATCGTTTACGCTATTATTTTGCGCCTGATTTAAAATACGTTACCCATATTCCCCTGGAGTTGTGATATATTTATCCGGCACCTGTGGGGCTGCTAATCTGCATACACAGTTCTGTATACTATACGATGGCGCGGACGCTTCGCGCCGCACCATCGGCGCTGCGGATGTCCAGCCGCACGCTGTCCGGCGCTTCGCGCCAGCCATCGTGCGGCTGCGACGGATGGGCGTCCGCGTGAGCGGTGCTCACGCTCCCGCCCACCGCCGATCCGCAGCGCCGTTAGGCCCCACGGCGACATGGAAAGGAGACACTCTTGGCAGCTTTGAAGCCCAAGTTTGATCACTACCAGGATGTACGAACGAATCTGGCGAATTGGTCAGTCCCCTTCTGGGCGGTGTGCGTCTTCGTTTCGTGGCAGTACGTGCTCACCCCAGAGCATAGGTACTTCATTGCCATGCTTGTTCCTGGGACTGTCGAGTGGGTACGCATTCTCGGCAAGTTCGCTGCCGCGGTGGCAGTCGGCGGAATCATGTCGGTCGTGCTTGTTCACCTGCTCGAGATCCACGATCACTTGTACGACCACTATATCGTGCGCTGGCGGCGGCACTACGACTCCGAGTTCATCATGCCTGCCCTTCTCGCCCCCTACTCCGGCCGAGTGCCAGAGCGCACCATAGAACTCGCGCGGAGCGATGCAAAGGACTTCATGTGGCTTCACTTCTACCAGTTCGTGGGAGATCGCCACACCAAGATCAGTACGAACCTCGTCGTGCGGTTCTACGAGCGAGTCACCAAGTACTGGCTGTTCCAACTGGCGGAGGTAGCCACGCTCTTGCTCATCCTCGCGAGCGCCATCTACTGGCTCCTCGTCATCATCTTCACAGACACCGGCATCACGGGATCCGTGCTCTGGGTCTGGGG is a window of Candidatus Krumholzibacteriota bacterium DNA encoding:
- a CDS encoding tetratricopeptide repeat protein, with protein sequence MKTGYRRAGLVAVVVAAALAASCAYFNTLYNARRIYGEAEEQRIRADGDERAARDKYEQVVTKCASLVANYPDSRWVDDALFLMGQALIRQGDLNKGIRKFQEIQANYPGSNYAPRSSYWLAYAYYRKRDYSQATSLVERFLEEHPKSDLRYDAMFLAGDIYLATENVEAALSYYARVAEESNDRDRVQEAVVKSAELYYSRGEWEEAAAGYEKVLRGGMSPERRREISILLGDCYTRIGRCDEAMAIFDRLLVEVATTRDQPPLILGRAASFVCMDSLESARETYEDIAKRFPKSTYSAEAFYRLGVIFEEKMDSLSLAQEAFSKVSVEYANSDFAPFALQKATSLKRLIELEESRGGETTVEQRAERRFLAAEIQLTRLEKVKEAIVDYQAVVDSFPGSSFAPRSAFAIAWIHEKKMKDVAEAARLYRGIARRFPRSPQARGAVDRLGDLGMASLRDSLAAFVDSVAATAPPVDTTAVDSAVVAPPVVADTATIAPPPAAPDTSTAVVPPTPAAPDTTRIAPIVVPDSTAAAPDTSAAPPDTARAAAPPPPPADTTAARPPDPDAIRRATTYPSAPDTSAAGRKGEGS
- a CDS encoding dihydroorotase, which encodes MISWKDKKEFWIAGARIADPAAKKIRSGCLLVRKGAIAEIAWQKEVDTDLPVLDAAGMLLAPGFVDVHAHLREPGHEEKETVATGTAAAAAGGYTAVCCMANTDPVVDDPSVVEYIRCRAAEADNCRVYPIAALTKGLGGEVISEYRLLRDAGAVALSDDGRWVENSRTMRTALEYAGMFDLPVVSHCEDHRLTANAQMHEGFQSTRLGLKGWPAAAEEIAVDRDVRLAELTGSRLHLAHLSTAGSVKILKAAKRAGVRVTAEVTPHHLTMDDSMLETYDRNLKVNPPLRGGTDIAALRAALRDGTIDCIATDHAPHTEIDKQVEFNYAPPGMIGLQTAFALLHTELVLTGELELVDLVRLLTLGPAETLGLPGGRLQAGDPADLVLIDTDEEWVFEKEAILSLSRNTPLVGRRFTGRVQGIFLEGNWRSVILDG
- a CDS encoding aspartate carbamoyltransferase catalytic subunit, with amino-acid sequence MQFKRKDLLGLEYLTAEEINLILETAGSFKEVLDRKVKKVPALRGVTVANVFYEPSTRTRMSFELAEKRLSADVINFSKATSSVAKGETLRDTVENIQAMKVDIVVMRHGSSGAHRFMSEFLDASIVNAGDGQHEHPTQALLDMLTLRQRWGTFTGKKVTIIGDIMHSRVARSNIWGLTKLGAQVTLCGPPTMMPVDIEKLGEGGVSVEYDLRKAVAEADAINILRIQLERQDARLLPSSREYFEVFGVGPEALRAAPEHCLVMHPGPMNRGVEISQEIADGDRAVILEQVTNGVAARMAVLFLIAGGKIEEDDIQ
- the pyrR gene encoding bifunctional pyr operon transcriptional regulator/uracil phosphoribosyltransferase PyrR — protein: MLRKAVVMDEMQIRRTIMRIAHEIVERNRGVDGLIVVGIRKRGVPLAERIAAAIREFEGTDLPVGALDITLYRDDLQMIDRNPVVGHTEIGVDLDGRTVVLVDDVLFTGRTVRAALTELIDFGRPEAIQLAVLVDRGHREFPIRADFVGKNVPTSQNETVEVLLYDTDGEEQVVLSDVILDEPGDERGIEFDGEPAPDETGPARKAAKKPAGRAAAKRKAAPKKAAAKRTPAKKAAKAKPSTAKKRPKTKTKAKARTKSRTKTKSRTKTDRKAAAPKRAPRKSKG